One stretch of Thermanaerosceptrum fracticalcis DNA includes these proteins:
- a CDS encoding DUF3343 domain-containing protein, with amino-acid sequence MKDVILIFSSVHHTLGAEEQLMKTTWHFLVVPVPPHINEGCGLGIQIEENEVVAVLQYLEEKGFSPVKVVNL; translated from the coding sequence GTGAAAGATGTTATCCTGATATTCTCTTCGGTTCACCATACCCTTGGTGCAGAGGAACAGTTGATGAAAACAACCTGGCATTTTTTGGTGGTTCCTGTGCCGCCTCATATTAACGAAGGCTGTGGTCTGGGAATTCAAATAGAAGAAAACGAGGTGGTAGCAGTTCTTCAATATTTGGAGGAAAAAGGGTTCTCTCCGGTGAAAGTCGTCAATCTTTAG
- the hydF gene encoding [FeFe] hydrogenase H-cluster maturation GTPase HydF — MQSTSKGTRLHIALLGRRNAGKSTLLNALTNQEVALVSEIPGTTTDPVYKAMELLPLGPVLFIDTAGIDDEGILGSMRVQKTYEVLDKTDVALLVIDAVQGMSEYENSLLKICKEKAIPLLLVLNKEDLFNDAAKETFLQEYQKDIGDTPCYWVSAATKKGIPQLKQHLLKISPGDWVAPAIVGDLLQPGDLVVLVVPIDMAAPKGRLILPQVQTIRDILDHDCFTLVCKEHELKKALQELKAPPKLVVTDSQVFMKVAADTPPDVSLTSFSILMARYKGDLLTLAQGAKAIDHLKPGDKILIAEACTHHQQPDDIGKVKIPRWLRQTVGGELTIDFSQGTEFPKNLSEYNLIVHCGGCMLNRKEMLNRIRKVQEAGKPIVNYGVLIAHIHGILPRALAPFGIDFSALA, encoded by the coding sequence ATGCAGAGTACTTCCAAGGGAACCCGGCTTCATATCGCTTTATTGGGGCGTCGCAATGCGGGCAAATCGACTTTACTTAATGCCTTAACCAACCAGGAAGTTGCCCTGGTTTCGGAAATACCGGGAACTACCACGGATCCCGTCTATAAAGCTATGGAATTATTGCCGCTTGGCCCGGTGTTGTTTATTGATACGGCAGGTATTGATGACGAGGGTATTCTCGGTAGCATGAGAGTGCAGAAGACTTATGAAGTTTTAGACAAGACGGATGTTGCCCTTTTGGTTATCGATGCAGTTCAGGGTATGAGTGAATACGAAAACAGTCTGTTAAAAATTTGTAAGGAGAAGGCCATACCCCTTCTTTTGGTGTTAAATAAAGAAGATCTTTTCAACGATGCTGCAAAGGAAACTTTCTTACAGGAGTATCAAAAGGATATTGGTGATACTCCCTGCTACTGGGTTAGTGCGGCCACTAAAAAAGGTATACCCCAGTTAAAACAGCACCTCCTGAAAATCAGCCCGGGTGATTGGGTGGCTCCGGCCATTGTCGGGGATTTGTTGCAGCCCGGGGACCTGGTGGTACTGGTGGTCCCTATTGACATGGCTGCTCCCAAGGGACGTCTGATCTTACCTCAAGTACAAACTATTCGGGATATCCTGGACCACGATTGTTTTACCTTGGTCTGTAAAGAGCACGAACTGAAGAAAGCTTTACAGGAACTGAAAGCACCGCCCAAACTGGTAGTTACCGATTCTCAGGTCTTTATGAAGGTGGCAGCAGACACTCCCCCTGATGTAAGTCTGACATCTTTTTCCATTCTAATGGCCAGGTATAAAGGGGATTTGCTTACTTTAGCCCAGGGGGCCAAGGCGATCGATCATTTAAAGCCGGGAGACAAAATCCTTATCGCGGAAGCCTGCACCCATCATCAACAGCCCGATGATATTGGCAAGGTGAAGATTCCCCGCTGGCTGAGGCAAACGGTAGGTGGAGAATTAACAATAGATTTTTCCCAGGGTACGGAGTTTCCCAAAAACTTGAGCGAGTATAATCTTATTGTCCACTGCGGCGGGTGTATGTTAAACCGTAAGGAAATGCTTAACCGCATCAGAAAAGTACAGGAGGCTGGTAAGCCTATTGTTAATTACGGAGTGTTAATTGCCCATATCCACGGTATTTTACCCAGGGCTTTGGCTCCTTTTGGTATTGACTTTTCAGCATTAGCTTGA
- a CDS encoding AzlC family ABC transporter permease, which yields MSNKEFSTGMKAAVPVVLGYVPIGLAFGVLAAQGGLSPWDVFFMSLLVYAGSSQFIAVGLIGAGASWGTIVFTTFLVNSRHILMSASLVPYLKKFTSPILSVIGFGITDETFAVAMGDLVKESKGPSYFLGLNLASQLAWIVSTVSGAVVGNVIPNPEAFGFNFALPAMFIGLLVMQMRERISSVIAVIAIILSLYFKYLIPGNWNVILATVITATIGVIIEEWILKSSQSSSA from the coding sequence ATGTCCAACAAGGAATTCAGTACAGGGATGAAAGCGGCAGTTCCTGTCGTTTTAGGCTATGTCCCTATAGGATTAGCGTTCGGTGTTTTAGCGGCCCAGGGCGGTCTTTCTCCCTGGGATGTGTTTTTTATGTCTTTGCTTGTCTATGCCGGTTCTTCCCAGTTTATCGCCGTGGGCTTAATAGGGGCGGGAGCATCCTGGGGGACCATTGTCTTCACAACTTTTCTCGTTAATTCCCGGCATATCTTAATGAGCGCATCCTTAGTACCATATCTTAAAAAGTTTACCAGCCCTATTCTGTCGGTTATCGGTTTTGGTATTACCGATGAAACTTTTGCTGTGGCCATGGGTGATCTTGTGAAAGAAAGCAAAGGTCCCAGCTATTTCCTGGGTTTGAATCTTGCTTCACAGTTAGCCTGGATTGTAAGCACCGTTTCCGGCGCTGTAGTGGGTAATGTTATTCCCAACCCCGAAGCCTTCGGTTTTAATTTTGCTTTACCGGCCATGTTTATCGGTTTACTGGTGATGCAGATGCGTGAGCGAATCAGCAGTGTCATTGCTGTCATTGCCATCATTTTATCCCTTTATTTTAAGTATCTTATACCAGGCAACTGGAATGTCATTTTAGCTACAGTCATTACGGCAACGATAGGAGTGATTATAGAAGAATGGATACTAAAGTCTTCGCAATCATCCTCGGCATGA
- a CDS encoding aminotransferase class I/II-fold pyridoxal phosphate-dependent enzyme, producing MIGASRLNKLQPGIFSKISEVKTQVLQSGKDVIDLSVGSPDMPPPPHVKKALIEAAENDKNYGYTLTEGIPSLKQTIANWYKTYYQVNLDPDKEILSLMGSQDGLAHIFWAAVDPGDIVLVPDPGYPIYQSGALLAGGILYPMPLREENNFLPDLSEIPQDICQKAKIMILNYPSNPLAATANKDFFAGVVSFARQHDIIVCHDFAYSELSYDGFKNVSFLEVPGAKEVGVEFHSISKTYNLAGCRLGFIVGNAAVIDALRLVKSNIDYGIFRPVQLAAVEALSGSQECVRANAKAYEHRRDVLVEELAKYGWKINKPKASMFAWAKLPSFFNSSEKFAMDLLREAGVAVVPGIAFGQCGEGYIRIGLVQEGEKIREAARRMGEFVTRHKP from the coding sequence ATGATTGGTGCTTCCAGACTTAACAAACTGCAGCCCGGTATTTTTTCAAAAATCAGCGAAGTGAAAACGCAGGTTCTCCAGTCCGGTAAAGATGTGATTGACTTAAGCGTGGGCAGCCCCGATATGCCTCCTCCTCCCCATGTCAAAAAAGCCCTGATTGAAGCAGCAGAAAACGATAAGAACTATGGGTATACCTTAACGGAAGGCATACCTTCTTTAAAACAAACTATAGCAAATTGGTATAAAACCTATTACCAGGTTAACCTTGATCCGGATAAAGAAATTTTATCGTTGATGGGTTCCCAGGATGGTTTAGCCCACATCTTCTGGGCTGCCGTAGACCCGGGCGATATAGTTCTCGTACCTGATCCTGGCTACCCCATCTACCAGAGTGGGGCTTTATTGGCGGGAGGAATTCTCTATCCCATGCCTCTCAGGGAAGAAAATAATTTTCTGCCGGATTTAAGTGAAATTCCCCAGGACATTTGCCAAAAAGCCAAAATCATGATCCTGAACTATCCCAGCAATCCCCTGGCTGCCACAGCTAATAAAGACTTTTTTGCCGGTGTCGTATCCTTCGCCAGGCAGCATGATATTATCGTGTGCCACGATTTTGCTTATTCTGAGCTCTCTTATGACGGCTTTAAAAATGTAAGCTTTTTAGAGGTTCCCGGCGCTAAAGAAGTTGGCGTTGAATTTCATTCCATTTCCAAGACTTATAACCTGGCAGGCTGCCGTTTAGGTTTCATCGTGGGGAATGCCGCCGTCATTGATGCCCTGCGTCTGGTAAAAAGCAACATCGACTATGGTATCTTCCGCCCGGTGCAATTAGCGGCAGTAGAAGCGCTCTCGGGTTCCCAGGAATGTGTCAGGGCTAATGCCAAAGCTTATGAACACAGGAGAGATGTCTTGGTGGAAGAGCTGGCGAAATACGGCTGGAAAATCAATAAACCCAAAGCCTCCATGTTCGCCTGGGCTAAACTGCCCTCATTTTTCAATTCTTCGGAGAAATTCGCCATGGATTTGTTACGGGAAGCAGGGGTAGCGGTGGTTCCCGGAATTGCTTTCGGCCAGTGCGGTGAGGGCTATATTCGTATTGGCCTGGTACAGGAAGGGGAAAAAATACGGGAAGCCGCCCGACGCATGGGTGAATTTGTAACAAGACACAAACCCTGA
- a CDS encoding ATP-binding protein: MNWFSIVQAFVSSILFVIVFGAAGGFIVLYCPRKFAVWIWGLIFGLTAIFVFNNKIGVGNRLFFDFTYLIMFLSGYWGGWMTVLVTGLIAGGYGLGQETLSSYEFILLFLFGLGGTVLRKFYPEIRKWPPGLWLGFTVIQAIVLLQIRWDNYRQMGPAQISYVILLIFLGFYLSLKFFFYVQEKLCRVFFLDESLKKSNLYLAVFDDRGRPLFLSENLKENNSVKEAVKEQLFPETGNFPLEIHRRGMHINRELNILTVEGKRTLSLDAQATALPRGDMGVMAVLFDITERKQIERDDLYLERVNLVGEMAAGIAHEIRNPMTTIAGFLQFLKTKPEFKGYQNNFELMLQEIKRINLIINDFLACARHKPVDFKVQNLNAIVAAVAPLIQVEAVFSNKYLKVELGDIPDLTLDENEIRELIFNLARNGLEAMEAGGNLTIKTFRDEGEVVLVIQDEGPGMAPEIMEKLGTPFLTTKDGRTGLGLALCYSIAGRHNATIRVETSASGTIFYVRFPFNGSYKFS; the protein is encoded by the coding sequence ATGAACTGGTTTAGTATAGTACAAGCCTTTGTCAGCAGTATACTTTTTGTCATTGTTTTCGGAGCCGCAGGCGGCTTTATCGTACTATACTGCCCACGAAAGTTTGCTGTCTGGATATGGGGTCTCATTTTTGGTTTGACGGCCATCTTTGTTTTCAATAACAAGATAGGTGTTGGAAACCGCTTGTTTTTTGATTTTACTTACCTGATCATGTTTCTTTCAGGTTATTGGGGCGGATGGATGACCGTTCTCGTAACCGGTCTGATTGCCGGGGGTTACGGACTGGGACAGGAAACCCTTTCATCTTATGAGTTTATCCTATTGTTTCTCTTTGGTCTAGGTGGAACTGTGCTGCGGAAGTTTTATCCGGAAATCAGGAAATGGCCTCCGGGGCTTTGGCTGGGGTTCACAGTCATTCAGGCCATTGTTCTTCTGCAAATCCGGTGGGATAATTACAGGCAAATGGGCCCGGCCCAGATCAGCTATGTCATTCTTTTAATTTTTCTGGGTTTCTATCTTAGTCTTAAATTTTTCTTTTATGTACAGGAAAAACTGTGCAGGGTGTTTTTTTTAGATGAGTCTTTAAAAAAGAGTAATCTTTATCTGGCTGTCTTCGATGACCGGGGGCGACCGCTTTTTTTGAGCGAAAATCTCAAGGAGAATAACAGCGTGAAAGAAGCTGTGAAGGAACAGCTTTTTCCGGAGACGGGAAATTTCCCCCTCGAAATACATAGGAGAGGAATGCATATTAATCGAGAACTTAATATTTTAACGGTGGAAGGTAAGCGTACCCTCTCCCTGGATGCCCAGGCAACCGCCTTACCCCGCGGGGATATGGGAGTTATGGCCGTTTTATTTGATATTACTGAACGAAAGCAGATAGAAAGAGACGACCTCTATTTAGAGCGTGTTAATTTAGTGGGAGAGATGGCTGCCGGTATCGCTCATGAAATTAGAAATCCCATGACGACGATTGCCGGTTTCTTACAATTCTTGAAAACCAAACCGGAATTCAAAGGTTATCAAAACAATTTTGAATTGATGTTACAAGAAATAAAAAGGATTAACCTGATTATTAATGATTTTCTTGCCTGTGCCCGGCATAAGCCTGTTGATTTCAAGGTACAGAACCTTAACGCCATCGTGGCGGCAGTAGCTCCCCTCATCCAGGTGGAAGCGGTATTTAGCAATAAATATCTGAAGGTTGAATTGGGTGATATTCCCGACCTTACCTTAGATGAGAATGAAATCCGGGAGCTAATTTTTAACCTGGCCCGCAATGGTTTGGAAGCTATGGAGGCAGGGGGCAACCTTACCATAAAAACTTTCCGTGATGAAGGGGAGGTTGTCCTGGTAATCCAGGATGAAGGGCCTGGTATGGCCCCGGAGATTATGGAGAAACTGGGAACTCCTTTTCTAACTACCAAGGATGGACGTACGGGACTGGGGTTAGCCTTATGTTACAGCATAGCTGGCCGCCACAACGCTACAATTCGCGTGGAAACCTCTGCCAGTGGGACAATCTTTTATGTCAGGTTCCCTTTTAATGGTTCTTATAAGTTTTCTTAA
- a CDS encoding aspartate ammonia-lyase, with translation MRTEKDFLGEKEVNKEAYWGIHTQRALDNFPLSGQRVHPQLIKALALVKVAAAQANLELGYLEEEKALAIIEAGMEIAAGKLLDQFPLDALQGGAGTSTNMNVNEVLANRATELLGGQKGTYLVDSCNDVNMHQSTNDVFPTALRIAAIQLLLPLSQAMAELQNALQEKEAEFAGIIKPGRTQLQDAVPITLGQEFSAYAQAIARDRWRLYKVEERLRQVNLGGTAVGTGINTPKEYIYLVIEKLRQYTSLGLARAENMIDLTQNADVFVEVSGLLKAAAVNLGKIASDLRLLSSGPHTGLGEIQLPEVQAGSSIMPGKVNPVIPEAVNQAAFQVIAHDLAVTLACQSGQLELNAFLPLVAHHLLHAIELLTNSAQVLAEKCVRGIRANKDHCQLLVENSLIMAPALLPYLGYEKTAAIVREARQKNIPIRSALLESQLMTEEEAERLLDYRELTRPGVAYHKLKMKSLGGEV, from the coding sequence ATGAGAACAGAAAAAGACTTTTTAGGTGAAAAAGAGGTTAATAAAGAGGCTTATTGGGGAATTCATACCCAGCGGGCGCTGGACAATTTTCCTCTTTCCGGCCAGCGGGTTCATCCCCAGTTGATTAAAGCCCTGGCCCTGGTAAAAGTGGCGGCCGCCCAGGCTAATCTTGAACTGGGCTACCTGGAAGAAGAAAAAGCTCTGGCCATTATAGAAGCAGGAATGGAGATTGCGGCAGGCAAATTATTAGACCAGTTTCCCCTTGATGCCCTGCAAGGAGGAGCAGGCACCTCCACGAACATGAATGTTAATGAGGTCCTGGCCAACCGGGCTACGGAATTACTGGGCGGGCAGAAAGGGACATATCTGGTAGATTCCTGTAATGACGTTAATATGCATCAATCTACTAATGATGTGTTTCCCACCGCCTTAAGGATTGCTGCCATTCAACTGCTGTTACCTTTAAGCCAGGCCATGGCTGAATTGCAGAATGCCCTGCAGGAGAAAGAGGCTGAGTTTGCGGGGATCATTAAGCCCGGGAGGACTCAACTGCAAGATGCTGTGCCTATTACCTTGGGGCAAGAGTTCAGCGCTTATGCCCAGGCCATAGCCCGGGACCGCTGGCGACTCTACAAGGTTGAGGAAAGACTGCGACAGGTAAACCTGGGGGGGACCGCCGTTGGAACGGGCATCAATACGCCTAAGGAGTATATTTATCTGGTGATAGAAAAGTTAAGACAGTATACCTCCCTGGGCTTAGCCAGGGCGGAAAATATGATAGACCTGACCCAGAATGCTGATGTCTTTGTGGAAGTTTCAGGGCTCTTGAAGGCAGCAGCCGTCAACCTGGGGAAAATAGCCTCTGACCTGCGGTTGTTATCTTCCGGTCCCCATACAGGTTTAGGCGAAATTCAACTTCCTGAAGTCCAGGCTGGGTCCAGTATCATGCCGGGAAAAGTAAACCCTGTGATACCGGAAGCCGTTAACCAGGCAGCTTTTCAGGTGATTGCTCACGACCTGGCCGTTACGCTGGCTTGCCAGAGCGGGCAACTGGAATTAAATGCTTTTTTACCTCTGGTAGCTCATCATCTTTTGCATGCTATTGAGCTTTTAACAAACAGCGCACAGGTCTTGGCGGAAAAATGTGTGAGGGGTATTAGAGCCAATAAAGATCACTGCCAGCTCTTAGTGGAAAACAGTTTGATCATGGCTCCCGCTCTTCTACCCTATTTGGGGTATGAGAAAACTGCCGCCATAGTCAGGGAAGCCAGGCAAAAAAACATACCGATTCGCTCGGCTCTCCTCGAATCACAGCTTATGACAGAAGAGGAAGCCGAGAGACTTTTGGATTATCGTGAGCTTACCCGTCCTGGGGTAGCCTATCATAAATTAAAAATGAAGTCTCTAGGTGGTGAAGTGTAA
- a CDS encoding aminotransferase class V-fold PLP-dependent enzyme, whose amino-acid sequence MLYFDNAATTWPKPEEVYRAHDQALRQGGNAGRGVHQASLAASRTLFRTRDSLARLFKIKERDRIIFTQNVTESLNLALQGILNPGDHVLVSSLEHNAVIRPLEYLKSRGVSYSVVPCSPEGELDLQVCEQYIKPKTKLMCFTHASNVLGTILPVRELGRFARKHELLFMVDAAQSAGVIPIDVEEMNIDLLAFTGHKGLLGPPGTGGLFVREGIVLRPLIYGGTGTHSASLSQPELWPEGLESGTRNVPGLAGLNAGVEYILERGIASLRRHELELMNLLLSGLESIPGIRILGPREPEKRVGLVSCVFLCHSADKIASLLDRKYGIITRAGLHCAPLAHKTAGTDTQGALRISLGIYHTEEDIKTLLAALEELLRGE is encoded by the coding sequence TTGCTCTATTTTGATAATGCGGCTACCACCTGGCCCAAACCGGAGGAGGTATACCGGGCCCATGACCAGGCATTAAGGCAGGGCGGCAATGCGGGAAGAGGAGTCCACCAGGCTTCCCTGGCTGCAAGCCGGACACTTTTTCGTACCCGGGATAGCCTGGCCCGGCTGTTTAAGATCAAAGAGCGAGACAGGATTATCTTTACCCAAAATGTCACCGAGTCTTTAAATCTGGCTCTCCAGGGGATCTTAAACCCCGGTGACCATGTCCTGGTTAGCTCCCTGGAACATAATGCGGTGATTCGTCCCCTGGAATACTTGAAAAGCCGGGGGGTTAGTTATTCCGTAGTACCCTGTTCACCCGAGGGTGAACTGGATTTGCAAGTATGCGAGCAATACATAAAGCCTAAAACGAAACTGATGTGTTTTACCCATGCTTCCAATGTCCTGGGCACCATTCTCCCGGTTCGTGAATTAGGCCGGTTCGCCAGAAAGCATGAACTGTTGTTCATGGTGGATGCGGCCCAGAGCGCAGGGGTTATTCCCATTGATGTAGAGGAGATGAACATTGACCTGCTGGCGTTTACGGGTCATAAAGGACTTTTGGGACCGCCGGGTACCGGAGGCTTGTTTGTGCGGGAAGGAATTGTCTTGCGGCCTTTAATTTACGGGGGAACGGGAACCCATTCCGCTTCTTTGTCCCAGCCTGAATTGTGGCCTGAAGGGTTGGAAAGCGGCACAAGAAACGTACCGGGTTTAGCCGGGCTCAATGCAGGTGTGGAGTACATTCTTGAGCGGGGAATAGCTTCCCTTCGCCGGCATGAGCTGGAACTAATGAATTTACTGCTGTCTGGACTGGAGAGTATCCCCGGTATCAGGATATTAGGACCCCGGGAGCCTGAAAAACGGGTAGGTCTGGTTTCCTGTGTCTTTTTGTGCCATTCTGCTGATAAGATTGCTTCCTTGCTGGATAGAAAGTATGGCATTATTACCCGGGCAGGATTACATTGTGCGCCCCTGGCCCACAAAACAGCAGGAACTGATACGCAGGGAGCCCTGCGGATCAGTCTGGGGATCTACCATACCGAGGAAGATATAAAGACCCTACTGGCTGCCCTTGAGGAATTATTAAGGGGGGAATAG
- a CDS encoding AzlD domain-containing protein codes for MDTKVFAIILGMMLVTYIPRMLPLVVLSKCDIPPLVLRWLKFIPVAVLASLLGPEILLADNTLNLSLNNTYLLAALPSLLVAATSKNLFLTVFTGMGAMVILTRFIFQ; via the coding sequence ATGGATACTAAAGTCTTCGCAATCATCCTCGGCATGATGTTAGTCACCTATATTCCCCGTATGCTTCCCCTGGTTGTGCTCTCTAAATGTGACATCCCGCCTCTTGTGTTAAGGTGGCTTAAATTTATCCCGGTGGCTGTGTTAGCCTCCCTCTTGGGACCGGAAATCCTCCTTGCAGATAATACCCTAAATCTATCTTTAAATAACACTTATCTTCTGGCTGCTTTACCATCTTTACTGGTGGCCGCAACCAGCAAAAATCTTTTTTTAACTGTTTTTACCGGCATGGGTGCTATGGTTATACTTACCAGGTTTATATTTCAATAG